One stretch of Lucilia cuprina isolate Lc7/37 chromosome 6, ASM2204524v1, whole genome shotgun sequence DNA includes these proteins:
- the LOC111684960 gene encoding probable cytochrome P450 313a4 yields MALFLYTFAFIFLIWIIYRWYCQPYVRLAQQVPSYKLHTFLCWGKIPSRAEGLLHLYENGKKFGSNGVLWIGPWPLYLTIDPNILKEILTSKNCIDKPAAAYNGFTSVFGPGLITENEPTWSQHRKILNRAFTPKNLSSFFSIFHKEIDKVIEQIQLSLDKGEDIDMLLIFRELTLKNGSKTTIKRDLEKTEFNSYDMSKHASGILEFAANACLNQILGLKWICKLAEITIYRNARSGLKIFRRLINETTDILQKNTITDPSILPEIHSALDQALQGDQQKTFTRKEIEGQMFHLFIGAFETTSTTMYMTISMLAMHPQYQKRIYEEVINTLPLDDKEITLNMIDQLTFLDMVINETMRLFPVIPMILRKVTNEDLSLSNGLTLPKGQIICIDLFRLHRSEKIYGPHADKFNPDNFLPSNVADRHPYSFLPFTKGQRFCIGWRYAGIVLKISLAKLIKTYKFSTDFKYEDLVQRLENHISLKIVDGPRIHLEKRE; encoded by the exons ATGGCATTATTTCTATATACATTTGcctttatatttcttatttggATCATATATCGTTGGTATTGCCAACCGTATGTGAGATTAGCCCAACAAGTACCATCGTATAAATTGCATACATTTCTTTGCTGGGGTAAAATACCGAGCAGAGCag AGGGTCTTCTACACTTATatgaaaatggtaaaaaattCGGTTCCAATGGTGTTTTATGGATAGGACCATGGCCGTTATATCTCACAATTGATCCAAATAtactaaaagaaattttaacatcaaaaaattgtatagACAAACCGGCCGCAGCCTATAATGGATTTACATCGGTATTCGGTCCAGGTTTAATAACCGAAAATG AACCAACCTGGAGTCAACatcgtaaaatattaaatagagcttttacacccaaaaatttgagttcatttttttctatatttcataAAGAGATTGATAAGGTAATCGAACAGATTCAATTAAGCCTAGATAAGGGGGAGGACATTGATATGTTGCTGATATTTCGTGAATTGACTCTCAAAAATGGTTCAA AAACAACCATAAAAAGAGATCTAGAGAAAACggaatttaattcatatgataTGTCAAAACATGCCAGCGG AATTCTAGAATTTGCAGCTAATGCTTGTCTTAATCAAATTCTTGGTTTGAAATGGATTTGTAAACTTGCCGAGATCACTATATATAGAAATGCTAGATCCGGTTTGAAAATATTTCGCAGACTGATCAACGAAACTACAGATATATTGCAGAAAAATACTATAACCGATCCGAGCATATTACCCGAAATACATAGTGCTTTGGATCAAGCTTTACAGGGAGATCAACAAAAAACATTCACTCGCAAAGAAATCGAAGGACAaatgtttcatttatttattgga GCCTTTGAAACGACATCCACTACTATGTACATGACTATTTCAATGCTGGCCATGCATCCGCAATATCAGAAACGTATTTATGAAGAAGTAATAAATACACTACCATTGGATGATAaggaaattactttaaatatgaTCGATCAGTTGACCTTTTTAGATATGGTTATAAATGAGACCATGCGCTTGTTTCCCGTCATACCGATGATTTTGCGAAAAGTTACAAATGAAGATCTCTCCCTAAGCAATGGTTTGACATTGCCTAAAGGTCAAATAATTTGTATTGATCTATTTCGCTTGCATCGTAGTGAAAAGATTTATGGTCCTCATGCAGATAAATTTAATCCCGATAACTTTTTACCTTCAAATGTTGCTGATCGTCATCCGTATTCATTTTTGCCTTTTACCAAGGGACAGCGATTTTGTATTG GTTGGCGATATGCTGGCATagttcttaaaatttctttggcaaaactaataaaaacttataaattttctacagatTTTAAATATGAAGATTTAGTTCAGCGTTTAGAGAATCATATATCATTAAAAATTGTTGATGGACCACGTATTCACTTGGAAAAACGGGAATAG
- the LOC111684955 gene encoding odorant receptor 67c: protein MVQHLRTYEDFMKIPAIFYKTIGEDIFDYRSSNRRLSLMFKCLLYAGFINFNLLVLGEIIFFYQAVQSKDTVLGAIAVAPCIGFSLVADFKQLALVLNKKIVQKHFDQMESIFPNTIKQQERNRLHYHERIMHRVMIIFSILCLAYTSTFSLYPACKSFVQYYFLGAEKFERRFGFLIWYPYDSTGKTWVYWLTYMGQVHGAYLAGVAFLSADLLLVTSVTQLNMHFDYLSNELTQYEPDVKHEKADLEFLSRIIKHHINCLELSEHVDNIFSFSLLLNFLMASLTICFIGFQVTTSSLEVIIMYCIFLLASMLQVFIVCFYGDELMTASLKVGDAAYNQNWFNASIKYKKMLLLIIRRSQRPSCITPPTFSAVSFESYMKVISMSYRFFALLRTTYYDD from the exons ATGGTTCAACATTTGCGCACTTATGaggattttatgaaaattcctgcaattttctataaaactattgGTGAAGATATTTTCGATTATCGTTCGTCTAATCGCCGTTTGAGTCTGATGTTTAAGTGTTTACTTTATGCcggttttataaatttcaatctGTTAGTGTTGGgcgaaataatatttttctatcagGCCGTTCAGTCCAAGGATACCGTTTTAGGTGCTATAGCAGTGGCACCCTGTATTGGATTCTCTTTGGTGGCCGACTTTAAACAATTAGCTTTAgtgcttaataaaaaaattgtccagAAACATTTCGATCAAATGGAAAGTATTTTTCCAAATACCATCAAACAGCAGGAGCGCAATCGTTTGCATTATCATGAACGCATTATGCATCGTGTTATGATTATATTTTCCATCTTGTGCCTGGCCTATACTTCAACGTTCAGTTTGTATCCTGCCTGTAAGTCGTTTGTTCAGTATTACTTTCTAGGCGCCGAGAAATTTGAGCGCAGATTTGGCTTTTTAATTTGGTATCCCTACGATTCGACTGGTAAAACTTGGGTCTATTGGTTAACCTATATGGGCCAGGTTCATGGCGCATATTTGGCTGGTGTGGCATTTTTATCGGCTGATTTATTACTGGTTACTTCTGTGACACAATTAAATATGCATTTTGATTATTTGTCCAATGAATTGACGCAATATGAACCGGATGTTAAGCATGAGAAAGCGGATTTGGAGTTTCTGAGTCGTATTATTAAACATCATATAAACTGTTTGGA acTTAGTGAGCATGTCGACAACATCTTTAGTTTTTCACTGCTGCTCAACTTTTTGATGGCATCATTGACCATTTGTTTTATTGGGTTCCAAGTGACCACCTCAAGTCTGGAAGTTATTATAATGTATTGCATCTTTCTGTTGGCATCCATGTTGCAAGTGTTTATAGTTTGTTTCTATGGTGATGAACTAATGACGGCg AGCTTAAAAGTTGGCGATGCTGCCTACAATCAAAACTGGTTTAATGCCagcattaaatataaaaaaatgttgctgtTAATAATACGCCGAAGTCAAAGACCCTCATGTATAACACCTCCCACTTTTTCGGCCGTGTCTTTTGAATCGTATATGAAG GTCATTAGCATGTCTTATAGATTTTTCGCATTGTTGAGGACTACCTATTATGATGATTAG
- the LOC124420639 gene encoding odorant receptor 67c-like: protein MTQKKMSKHLRTYEDFMKIPVFFYKTIGEEIFDYRSTNRCLSLLLKCLLYAGFANFNIFVLGEIIFFYKAVQSKDTVLGAIAVAPCIGFSLVADFKQLALVRNKKIVQKHFDQMENIFPNTIEKQERNRLQHYERIMHRVMIVFSILCLAYTSTFSLYPVCKSFVEYYFLGAEKFERRFGFLIWYPYDPTAKTWVYWLTYLLEVHGAYLAGVAFLSADLLLVSSVTQLNMHFDYLSMELAQYEPDAKHEEKDLEFLNRIIKQHVNCME, encoded by the coding sequence ATGACACAAAAGAAAATGTCTAAACATTTGCGTACCTATGAAGACTTCATGAAAATACCGGTGTTTTTCTATAAGACCATCGGAGAAGAAATTTTCGATTATCGTTCTACTAACCGCTGCTTGAGTCTCTTATTAAAGTGCTTACTTTATGCGGGTTTTgcgaatttcaatattttcgtATTGGgcgaaataatatttttctataaggCCGTTCAATCCAAGGACACAGTTTTGGGTGCTATAGCGGTGGCACCCTGCATAGGTTTCTCTTTGGTGGCCGATTTTAAACAATTAGCTCTAGTGCGTAATAAGAAAATCGTTCAGAAACATTTCGATcaaatggaaaatatatttcCGAATACCATTGAAAAACAGGAACGAAATCGTTTACAACATTATGAACGCATTATGCATCGTGTCATGATTGTATTCTCCATATTGTGTCTGGCCTATACCTCCACGTTCAGTTTGTATCCCGTATGTAAATCTTTCGTTGAGTATTACTTTTTAGGGGCCGAGAAATTTGAGCGCAGATTTGGCTTTTTAATTTGGTATCCATATGATCCGACTGCTAAAACTTGGGTCTATTGGTTAACTTATTTGCTTGAGGTTCATGGAGCCTATTTAGCTGGTGTGGCATTTTTATCGGCCGACTTATTACTGGTTTCATCGGTGACTCAACTAAATATGCATTTTGATTACTTATCAATGGAATTGGCCCAGTATGAACCAGATGCTAAGCATGAGGAAAAGGATTTAGAGTTCTTGAATCGTATTATAAAGCAGCATGTAAACTGTATGGAGTGA
- the LOC111687324 gene encoding RNA polymerase II-associated protein 3, whose protein sequence is MAEYPMAIEAYTQAIELYPDDAVYYSNRALCYLKLERYDECIEDCERAIDIDRLAVKAYYRRMMANESLGNNMDALKDCTTVLMIEPKNSEAKRSLERINERLRKNVKSTNGPNFSPLSTNLVDILPIDKPAYKRSTKPLSRIAIADVVGPKDSKNYDNLKISDEDIDKLFNSNCGHFEEVKAPLKKETNVKKTTNVPKPLSVEKQDIAAKVEEEKTVTTNSLSKHEKCNKIMAEEINIKERPLPPAPSSTAQFYSNWKELSAQQKYQYLKSIPVSHVCKILGAGFDSDTLTDIIRTLHDFYLPAKDTNTSATLLEVSKNKQVSILSLLMSSEDRKGKNSGRKDSKMFWYIIQKKHFFNYT, encoded by the exons ATATGATGAATGTATCGAGGATTGTGAACGAGCCATTGACATCGATCGTTTGGCGGTGAAAGCCTACTACAGACGCATGATGGCAAATGAATCGTTGGGCAATAATATGGATGCCCTTAAAGATTGTACCACAGTATTAATGATAGAACCAAAAAACAGTGAAGCCAAGCGTAGTCTGGAGCGAATTAATGAGCGTTTGCGTAAAAATG TAAAATCAACAAATGGTCCCAACTTTAGTCCTCTTAGTACAAATTTGGTAGATATTTTACCCATCGATAAGCCAGCCTATAAACGTTCAACAAAACCCTTAAGTCGCATAGCTATAGCTGACGTAGTGGGCCCTAAAGATAgtaaaaattatgataatttaaaaatatctgatgaagatattgataaattatttaatagtaaTTGTGGTCACTTTGAGGAGGTAAAGGCTCCCcttaaaaaggaaacaaatgtgaaaaaaactacaaatgtaCCTAAACCTCTGAGTGTAGAAAAACAGGATATTGCTGCCAAGGTAGAGGAAGAGAAAACTGTAACTACAAACTCTTTAAGTAAACATGAGAAGTGCAATAAAATTATGGCAgaagaaataaacattaaggag CGTCCTTTACCGCCTGCCCCTAGCTCTACGGCTCAATTTTATTCCAACTGGAAGGAATTGTCAGCTcaacaaaaatatcaatatttgaag AGTATACCTGTTTCTCATGTATGCAAAATTTTGGGCGCTGGTTTTGATTCGGATACTTTAACAGACATCATTAGAACTTTGCATGATTTTTATTTGCCAGCAAAGGATACCAACACTTCGGCCACACTTTTGGAAGTTAGCAAAAATAAACAGGTCTCCATTTTGTCTCTCTTAATGTCCAGTGAGGATCGTAAAGGTAAGAATTCAGGAAGAAAAGATAGTAAAATGTTTTGGTATATTATACAAAagaagcatttttttaattatacgtaa
- the LOC111684958 gene encoding probable cytochrome P450 313a4 translates to MGLILFAVVSLVFLWIINRWNSRSFVSLAYKLPSNRLHTLLGWGKILTGKDILSCMYEHGKKYGPNSIFWMGPWTFLLSSDPQVIKEILTSKYCLDKPSLIYNGLSTIGGEGLISESEPMWGRHRKLLNRAFSNKVIYSFFPIFHREINSLIKRIGISIEKREDINMLVILRELTLKNATQTTLKRNLDLTKYNTSSLSKQFEGILEFVCDICLNKILIIDWIRYLAEIYIYKTAREGVSIFRKLINESLDIVKNHDITDPSYLPEVQSVLDYALDGVQQHKLELNEIEGQINQLFTAAFETTSTTLFLVLTMLAMFPEYQERAYEEILGVLGDTDDEIISEQIDQLTYLEMVFNETMRIMPIVPMVFRKVSKEDITLSNGWTLPVGQIICIDIFRLHRSKEVWGPQADVFNPDNFLPSNVAARHPFSFIPFTKGQRFCIGWKYAMLFSKITLAKLIKTYKFSTDFKFEELSFTNHITLKLVEEPQLYLEKR, encoded by the exons ATGGGATTAATACTTTTCGCAGTTGTATCGTTAGTATTTCTGTGGATAATAAATCGTTGGAATTCGAGAAGTTTTGTGAGTTTGGCTTATAAACTGCCATCGAATAGATTGCATACGTTATTGGGTTGGGGTAAAATATTAACAGGAAAAG ataTCCTTTCATGCATGTATGAACATGGCAAAAAATATGGTCCCAATAGTATATTTTGGATGGGACCATGGACATTTTTACTCTCAAGTGATCCACAAGTAATAAAGGAGATTTTAACATCGAAATACTGTTTAGATAAACCATCCCTAATATACAATGGTCTCTCTACTATAGGCGGTGAAGGTTTAATATCCGAAAGTG AACCAATGTGGGGTCGTCATCGTAAATTATTAAATCGTGCTTTCTccaataaagttatttattcattttttccCATATTTCATCGAGAAATCaatagtttaattaaaaggATCGGTATAAGTATTGAAAAGCGTGAGGATATTAATATGCTGGTTATATTACGTGAATTAACTTTAAAGAATGCAACAC AAACaactttgaaaagaaatttagaTTTAACCAAGTACAATACCAGTTCTCTGTCAAAACAATTTGAagg AATTCTAGAATTTGTATGCGatatttgtttgaataaaattttgatcaTTGACTGGATACGTTATCTAGCTGagatctatatatataaaaccgCCAGAGAAGGTGTCAGCATTTTTCGTAAACTTATCAATGAATCTTTGGATATAGTTAAAAATCATGATATAACAGATCCAAGTTATTTACCAGAAGTTCAAAGTGTTTTAGATTATGCTTTGGATGGGGTACAACAACATAAACTCGAATTAAATGAAATCGAGGGACAAATTAATCAACTTTTTACGGCAGCCTTTGAAACTACATCTACAACATTGTTTTTGGTACTGACTATGTTGGCCATGTTTCCCGAATATCAGGAGAGAGCCTATGAGGAGATACTTGGTGTTTTAGGTGATACTGATGATGAAATTATATCGGAGCAAATAGATCAATTGACCTATTTAGAAATGGTGTTTAATGAAACAATGCGTATAATGCCCATAGTACCGATGGTTTTTCGTAAAGTTTCCAAAGAAGATATTACACTTAGCAATGGTTGGACATTACCTGTGGGACAAATTATATGTATTGACATCTTTCGCTTGCATCGCAGTAAAGAAGTTTGGGGTCCCCAGGCAGATGTTTTCAATCCTGATAACTTTTTACCTTCAAATGTGGCAGCCCGCCATCCATTCTCATTTATACCTTTCACTAAAGGTCAGAGATTTTGTATTG GTTGGAAATATGCcatgttattttcaaaaattactttggCTAAATtgataaaaacctataaattttctacagatTTTAAATTTGAAGAATTATCGTTTACAAATCATATAACGTTAAAATTAGTGGAAGAGCCACAACTTTATTTGGAAAAacgttaa